In Terriglobus sp. TAA 43, a single window of DNA contains:
- a CDS encoding NAD(P)/FAD-dependent oxidoreductase yields the protein MQNAEVRQSHIAVIGGGFTGMVCAFRLLRAGYRVTILEREVELGGLSATQSYGSFNWDRFYHCILTSDKPLLGLIKDLGLEDQLRWNKTEVGLFAHGELHRMTGPTDLLRYRHLSLLSKARLAIMTWYITRLTNGRKLEGIPLCQWTRRLFGKNVYSQIWEPLLRCKLGEMRKYASAAFLWGTIVRLASTREKGPGTQECLGYMHGGYETLFKRLQHTVNSLHGETSLGVDIRSIGPGNSDVPGENVLIRARHKDIYVDGVVLTTPNRVVANMLQVEDHLYKERLGQVTYLGIVCTVLVLKRKLSPYYVTNVAEKIGFTGVIEMTNLIDPQQETNGRHLVYLPRYTSPTDPLFAATDDAIWEFIQPDLKRIFPDLQEEDIESRFVFRHKDVQPVPTIDYSTIAPPARTPVAGVYLANTAQIINNTLNNNAMTSIAETTCDALMQDIPAVRHVESAAKVAEKSPLFTETQEVRAACTA from the coding sequence ATGCAGAATGCTGAAGTCCGACAGTCACATATTGCTGTTATCGGCGGCGGGTTTACAGGCATGGTTTGCGCCTTCCGTCTGTTACGCGCCGGCTATCGCGTAACGATTCTGGAACGCGAAGTCGAACTCGGTGGATTGAGCGCAACGCAATCTTACGGCTCATTCAACTGGGATCGCTTCTACCACTGCATCCTTACATCCGACAAACCGCTCCTGGGCCTGATCAAGGATCTCGGTCTCGAAGACCAGCTTCGGTGGAATAAGACAGAAGTAGGTTTGTTTGCTCACGGTGAGCTCCATCGGATGACGGGGCCTACCGACCTGCTTCGCTATCGCCATCTTTCCCTGCTCTCGAAAGCTCGGTTGGCGATCATGACGTGGTACATCACCCGCCTCACGAATGGCCGCAAGCTGGAAGGCATCCCATTGTGCCAATGGACGCGGCGCCTCTTTGGAAAGAACGTCTATTCCCAGATCTGGGAACCGCTCCTACGCTGCAAGTTGGGCGAGATGCGCAAGTATGCTTCCGCTGCATTCCTCTGGGGGACCATCGTCAGGCTAGCGTCCACACGCGAAAAGGGTCCGGGAACGCAGGAATGCCTGGGCTACATGCATGGGGGATACGAGACACTTTTCAAGCGTCTGCAGCACACTGTGAATTCCCTGCATGGTGAGACGAGCCTCGGCGTCGATATTCGCAGCATTGGCCCGGGCAACAGCGATGTCCCGGGAGAAAACGTACTCATCCGCGCGCGGCATAAGGATATCTATGTCGACGGCGTCGTACTTACGACTCCCAATCGTGTTGTCGCCAACATGCTTCAGGTGGAAGATCACCTATACAAAGAGCGCCTTGGACAGGTCACATACCTTGGCATTGTTTGCACAGTGCTGGTCCTCAAGCGGAAGCTTTCGCCTTACTACGTGACCAATGTCGCGGAGAAGATCGGATTTACAGGAGTCATTGAAATGACCAACCTGATTGATCCGCAACAGGAAACCAATGGACGCCACCTGGTCTATCTTCCGCGATACACATCACCCACGGATCCACTCTTTGCAGCAACTGACGACGCTATCTGGGAATTTATTCAGCCGGACCTGAAGCGGATCTTCCCCGACCTGCAGGAAGAAGACATTGAAAGCCGTTTCGTCTTCCGCCACAAAGACGTTCAGCCTGTACCCACCATCGACTACTCGACAATTGCGCCACCGGCCCGCACACCTGTTGCCGGAGTCTATTTGGCGAACACCGCACAGATCATCAACAACACACTCAACAACAACGCAATGACTTCCATTGCCGAAACGACATGCGACGCCCTCATGCAGGACATCCCGGCGGTACGACACGTGGAAAGCGCTGCGAAAGTTGCAGAGAAATCTCCGCTGTTCACGGAGACGCAGGAGGTACGTGCCGCATGTACAGCATGA